TCTGGAGGGAACCCAAACGGTCGCCTATTTGGGGCCTCCTGCCACGTTTACACATCTGGCTGCCATGCGAAAGTTTGGAGGATCGGCCGACTATGTATCGGTCAATAGCATCAAAGATGTGTTTGATGAAGTGGAACGCGGACGTATGCGGTTTGGCGTGGTTCCCATAGAAAACTCGACGGAAGGGGTGGTCAATCATACGTTAGATTTGTTCGTAGACTCACCTCTGTTGATTTATGGTGAAGTGATGCTGGAAGTGTCCCATCACTTTCTTTCTAAGGCGGAAAAAATAGATGAGATCAAGACGGTCTATTCTCATCCGCATGCCATTGCCCAATGTCGAAACTGGCTCGAAACCAACTTGCCTTCGGTGAATTTTGCGGAAGAGCCCAGTACGGCTCGGGCCGCTGAGCGGGCGGTGAATGATCCAACTGCAGGGGCCATTGCCTCCGAATTGGCAGCTCAGTTGTATGGATTGAACATTCTGCGATCACGAATTGAAGATAATATTAATAATTTCACCAGGTTCCTCATTTTATCCCAAAAGGGAGCTGAGCCAACCGGCCGGGATAAAACGTCGATCATTGTCTCGGCCAAAGACCGGGTTGGAGCCCTGTATGATCTGATCCGCCCGTTTTCATCCCACGGCATTAGTATGACCAAAATTGAATCACGGCCGACCAGACGAAAAGTCTGGGAATATCTGTTTTATATGGATTTGGAAGGTCATCAGGACGATGATCGCCTCAAGAAGGCCCTGGAGGAAG
The sequence above is a segment of the Nitrospira sp. MA-1 genome. Coding sequences within it:
- the pheA gene encoding prephenate dehydratase; protein product: MELPEDMQQCRQEIDRLDDDILNILNERSQYVIKIGHLKKQQDSSAHLHTPGREAAIVERLMRKNPGPFPSEALRHLYREIMSASLSLEGTQTVAYLGPPATFTHLAAMRKFGGSADYVSVNSIKDVFDEVERGRMRFGVVPIENSTEGVVNHTLDLFVDSPLLIYGEVMLEVSHHFLSKAEKIDEIKTVYSHPHAIAQCRNWLETNLPSVNFAEEPSTARAAERAVNDPTAGAIASELAAQLYGLNILRSRIEDNINNFTRFLILSQKGAEPTGRDKTSIIVSAKDRVGALYDLIRPFSSHGISMTKIESRPTRRKVWEYLFYMDLEGHQDDDRLKKALEEVRSRCLMMKVLGSYSSHQ